In Myxococcales bacterium, a single genomic region encodes these proteins:
- a CDS encoding type II secretion system protein, with product MRKGKQGFTLIELMIVVAIVGILAVLAVYGVRKYLANAKTAEARNSLGQVSKDAITAYEKEAMSGTVLGQGSSTGILRALCDSASAKVPSSADGIKGKKYQASSKPREDWSIDSTTNKGFSCLKFSMDQPQYYMYNYVAAGVASGSDSFEATANGDLNGDGTLSTFSIVGKVQNGSLNVAPSLTESAPEE from the coding sequence ATTCGCAAGGGCAAACAAGGCTTCACCCTCATCGAGCTCATGATCGTCGTGGCCATCGTCGGCATCCTCGCCGTCCTCGCCGTCTACGGTGTTCGTAAGTACCTCGCCAACGCCAAGACGGCCGAAGCCCGCAACTCACTCGGCCAGGTCTCCAAGGACGCCATCACGGCCTACGAGAAAGAGGCCATGTCCGGCACGGTCCTCGGCCAAGGCTCGTCGACGGGCATCCTCCGCGCGCTCTGCGACAGCGCGAGCGCAAAGGTCCCGAGCAGCGCCGACGGCATCAAGGGCAAGAAGTACCAGGCGAGCTCGAAGCCGCGTGAAGACTGGAGCATCGACTCCACGACCAACAAGGGCTTCTCGTGCCTCAAGTTCTCGATGGATCAGCCCCAGTACTACATGTACAACTACGTGGCCGCGGGCGTGGCTTCGGGCTCCGACTCCTTCGAAGCGACGGCGAACGGCGACTTGAACGGTGACGGAACGCTGTCCACGTTCTCGATCGTCGGCAAGGTTCAGAACGGCTCGCTCAACGTGGCGCCGAGCCTCACCGAATCGGCTCCCGAAGAGTGA